In Stigmatopora argus isolate UIUO_Sarg chromosome 10, RoL_Sarg_1.0, whole genome shotgun sequence, the following proteins share a genomic window:
- the smtla gene encoding somatolactin alpha: MTAFEGALRAILLWPCLFSASFLLECTDQDQVIHPYCLSISQEKLLDRVIQHAELIYRVSEESCSLFEDIFVPYPLRLQRNQAAYACLTKAIPIPSSIGEVQQMSDKWLLHSVLMLVQSWIEPLVYLQTTMDRYDGAPEMLLNKTKWMSDKLISLEHGVVVLTKKMLNEGLMTTSYSEQGLFQYEMQTDVVESVMRDYILLSCFKKDSHKMEAFLKLLKCREPANDNCS, encoded by the exons ATGACTG cTTTCGAAGGAGCTCTACGGGCGATATTGTTATGGCCCTGCCTCTTTAGCGCCAGCTTTTTGCTCGAGTGTACAGATCAGGACCAGGTCATCCACCCCTACTGTTTATCTATCTCACAGGAGAAGCTTCTCGACAGGGTGATCCAACATGCCGAGCTCATCTACCGCGTCTCAGAAGAGTCATGCTCTTTGTTT GAGGACATATTTGTCCCATATCCATTGCGACTTCAAAGGAATCAGGCGGCATATGCGTGCCTAACAAAAGCCATCCCCATTCCAAGCTCCATTGGTGAAGTCCAGCAGATGTCT GACAAATGGTTGCTCCACTCTGTGCTCATGCTAGTCCAGTCATGGATCGAGCCATTGGTCTACCTACAGACAACAATGGACCGCTATGATGGTGCTCCAGAAATGCTCCTCAACAAGACCAAGTGGATGTCTGATAAACTTATCAGTCTGGAGCATGGGGTGGTGGTTCTCACTAAAAAG ATGCTGAACGAAGGCCTAATGACAACAAGTTACAGCGAACAAGGCCTGTTCCAATATGAAATGCAAACAGATGTGGTGGAATCTGTCATGAGGGACTACATCTTACTCAGTTGCTTCAAGAAAGATTCCCATAAGATGGAGGCATTCCTTAAGCTTCTCAAGTGTCGAGAACCTGCAAATGATAATTgttcatga